The genomic region TGTTCCTTCCCCCGTGAGCCCTGTGTGtacaaagtgccatcaaatcatagCCAACCTCTGGCAACCCTTCTCTTGTATTCACAGAAAGGCCCAGATTCAACCCTGGGTATCTCCACTGTAAAGGAGGAGGTTGCaggtgatgggagagacctcCACTTGataccctggagagtcactgccaatttgagtagacagtcctgaccttgctagaccagtgatctgacttgctgtaagacagcttcatgtatgCATGCATGGTTGGGGTGACTATGTACCAATTCACAGTCCTCAGAATGTTATGGGCAGGGCCTCAGGCTCAGGAGTACAGCATCTGCTTAActtgcagatggtcccaggttcagggTCCAGGCATCCCCAGTGAACGGTATCAGGgagcaggtgatgggaaggacctctacctgagagctggggggtgggggggggtcactgccagtctgaacacagaccttgatagaccaagggccTGCTTTAGTATGAAGAAACCTTGTGTATCTCtgatcatttttttcttttactgccGCTAAGGGTTTCTCTCAACACCGTATCATCAACTCATATTAATCTTCAATTATCGatgcaataaaatccattaaaaaaaaaaacccttgggaCACGATTGTAACACGAAACGTGAAGAACAGATCAGACCGATTTTGTGACATTTCTAGTGTGCTCCTTGTGGGCTAGTGCCGTGCCTGAAAGGTGTCTGTGCCTTTTGTCATCTTTTTCATGTGTTCTTTGCCTTTTGTGTCTCCCAAAAGGCTTTCTTGCCTTGGAGGGAAGCGACTAGACCTGGGGCAAGTAGGATGCCCCTTTCCCAGTATCAGGAGAGGAGTTGGGGAAGAAGATTTTGGTGACTCTCACCAATAGCTGCCTTTGTGGAAAGCCACGGGTCGGCAGGTCTGCCTCCGTAGTTCACAAAAAGTATCAACAGGGaactatttgttttgttttgataacTTGTCTGTAGcccttccccaaagtctcagggtGGCTCGCACAGTTTAATACACAATACAATCCTATCCTATCGTACATAAATCTAAACTTTAACACTCATATCTATCCattaaaaacaaagtttaaaacacACCGATATAAATGAATAATATCAGCCTGCTCAATCCATCTCATTACTCTGGATGAATAgcatcagaggggggggggggggcttaaagtgCACTTCCGTGCAGTTGTTTAGCCGAATCTGTTGTTAGATCTTTaggcctcaaccgtaagcctggcagaacagctctgttcaGAAAATAGCTACCAGGATATGAAGGAGATTGGATAGAGGGCACAGAGTGACCGCCTGCATCATCAGCCATTTGCCTGCTCACCTGTGGTGAATAACAGATGCCTCCAGGCGATCAAGCATGACTAAACTCTTGATGCTTACAAGGAGGCTCTTCCCCTTTCTCATTGGGTGTGCACATATGTTCATGGATGTCTACGTGTACCAGTGGCTTGGCACTTGGAGCCCGTGATGGACATGGCACTTGGCCCTTATTTGCAGCTTCTCTTCCTATTTCATCAATGAAAAAAGAATAGGAAAGCTGATGTTTACTTTGTATGCATGAAAAAAAGTACAGCAGAGAAGCGGATGCCCAAATTTATAGCCAGCCTGTTGGGACTGGTCTATACAGGAAGGGTGATCTTTCCAGCAGTTGTCTCTGCTTGCTCACCAAAGTTCAAATGTAAATAAGGAGCAAACAGATGAGAAAGGAAATCCCATTAAAGGTGGCTTTATTGACGGCGCGTATGAGAACATCTGATTTGCATATCTGTATCTGTCACCTTGTGGCAGCCTAGCGCACATTGCTTCCTTCTTTGGTAGCTGAAGAAAAATACATTCCCCCTCTTCCTGGTTTATCTGCAATCCGTGCATGGACTGAAATGAAGTCCCGAGGGGAGGGAAATCTCTTCTTAGGCAGCATTTATCAGCCGTCTGGCATTCGTAGGAGTGCCTGAATCAGTCCTCAAAGCAAGATCCTTGCACTAGCAGAACAGAATGGGGGCAAAAGAAATGTCCCCTGCTCAGAAAAGTAGGGAGGCAGTTGCTCACAGGGCATTTTCCCGAACAGAGAGCAGCATGACCCCAGATTTAATGGAAGCCTCAACACAACATTGTACTCGTTGTGATCACAACTTGTAGCCCTCCTGGGACTTcctctgaacctgggacctcctgggaCTTCTTTCTTTGATCTGGCTAAAGGGAGGAACTGTGGGTGGGATGCTTGTGCAGATAATGTGTCTGCATTCCACAGCCAGTGCAAGAGCAGCAGTGAAGAGCACATCTGGACTATCCCCATTTGAGCCTTTGAATgggcttcttttcctttcccagctGAGCCTTGGTGTATCTGTACGGCACGGCTCAGCTACAGGGGTTTGCAGGGCCTGATTCTTTATCATGGGGGTTAGATGTGGCTGCCATTCTTACCCGCTAACACGTGGCTTGCTGCAAGTATCACAGCAGCGGTATGTGTTTTCACACCCCTGTGAAAGCAGCCTAAGAAAATAACATGttgcctatagcaggggtagtcaaactgtggccctccagatgtccatggactacaattcccaggagcccttgcgagcaaatgctggcaagggctcctgggaattgtagtccatggacatctggagggccgcagtttgactactcttggcctatagcaagggtagtcaacctgtggtcctccagatatccatggattacaattgccatgagcccctgccagcaacctctggcaggggctcctggaaattgtagtccatgaacatctggaggatcaaaggttgactacccctggatagtATCCTAGAGGGTGGATCCCCATTTCAGTTGACAATTTGTTGCTTCTTATTCAGAAAGGCGATGTCTTCCGGTGTTGCTGTTGCCGTAACCGATTTGGGCTCACCATTTGTTTTCTCCCCATTGTCAACCGTAGGCTTGGTCCGTCTTGCAGCCGAAGAGCAGCCATGTCCTACGTCTTCGTCAACGATTCCTCACAGACGAATGTGCCTCTGCTACAGGCGTGCATCGATGGCGATTTTAACTATTCCAAGAGGCTGTTAGAGAGCGGCTTTGACCCGAATATCCGAGACAGCCGGGGCCGAACGGGTCTCCACCTGGCTGCAGCCAGAGGCAACGTCGACATCTGTCAGTTGCTGCACAAGTTTGGGGCTGACCTTCTGGCTACTGATTACCAGGGCAACACAGCCCTTCACCTCTGTGGGCATGTGGACACCATTCAGTTCCTCGTTTCCAACGGACTCAAAATAGATATTTGGTGAGTCTGTTGCTGTTGTGGCTTTTTATTTCCCCTTCAAATTATGAActtgttgttgatttttttttttttattttgattggGTAACTTGTTGCCTGATAGAGTGATTGCAGTGGGAAAGATGAGGGCAGGTGCCAAGGGTCACTTGTTTGCTCCTTGGGATGCGTCCTTAAGGCCTTAcgtggcctgggccctgcatgtctgagggaccacctctcccagtatgtcTCCAGAAGAACATTGAGAACAGCAAATGCTGATATGTTAgcggtccctggcccaaaataagtgcatctggccttgaccagggctgggatcttttcagccctggccccaacctggtggaacatgcTGCCAGCGGAAAGTCCAACCCTGGCGGAACTATCtgtgttttgcagggcctgcagaagggccctgttccaccaggcatatggttgaggccagagcaaataAATACAATCAAATGGGTCTACCCACTCCCTTTCCAGAGTATCGTGTCGTAGACGGTGGCCTGATGATACAGAGATAAGAACAGGGTCAAAGAGGCGGGCGAATGAGGCACTCGGGGTTACTTTTTATTATTCTCATTGTTTTATTGCGTTACAAAACTTTTATTTATGTGGAAACTCAATGTGTTGCACATCACTCCAAACCTATTAGGGAGCAGTGGTTTATAAATCTTATTATTATCATATTCTGCAATAGCATTTAAAAATCCAGCAGCAGTATAAATGTGGTGAAATTCTGGCCAGCCTAACCAGCCAGTAAGGAGCACAAACATCATCTGGAGTTACCGTCTTTGGGTGCTTTCTCTGTATCATCCTTACCAGACTGAAGAAGCTGCAAATAGTCTTGACGGCTCTTCCACATCATCGCTGTaacatacagcaggggtagtcaacctgtggccctccagatgttcatggactacaattcccatgagcccccgccagcaacgctggcaggggatcatgggaattgtagtccatgaacatctggagggccacaggttgactacccctgacatacagcaccacaagaacataagaagagcctgctgATTCAGGCCAGTGGTCTATCTCGTCCCATCTCCTGTCCCACCCTGTGGCCAACCCTTTGCTTAGAGCGCCAAACAGACGAGGCATACAGGCTGaggctttccctgatgttgcttcctggccttGGCTTTTGGAATTTTGCTCCCTTAACAAGAGCCGTTCCCttgagtcaccatggctagtagccatcacTGGGCTTCTCCTGCATGACTCAAACCCCCTTTCAAAGTTCCCTGTGTTTGTGGCCGTAGCTACCTCCTCTGGCAGTTAATTTAATTACTCATCAGGTAATTGCAGACATCTTGTAAGTCATGTGGTCAGTTTCCACCCTGGCATTCCCTGTTCCTAGGGATCATCCCCATAGCGTAAACATGCTCCATGCCAGAAGAAAGCACCAAGGAGCTGTCCAAACCACAAACAATGATGGTCCAGGAGAAAAGCCATCAAAGGGTGACAGGTTCCAGTCTGTTTTGCATGCTAATGGCTGGAGCCTGCAGTAGTGCTTTATTGCAGTGTAAAAACCCATTAACGGGACAGAAGACCCATCACGGCCTGTGAAATCTCTGGTCTCGTGGATGGTACTGCTGCTTCCGTTCTCTCGCCAGCCTCTGAGTTGGCGTCTGAAGGTTAAGAATGATGGGGCTGCGTGTTAGTTGTTCCCATATAAAGAAAGCACACGCGCGCCCTGCCGCCAGtcctttttccatttctgtgGAGAAAAACGCTCGTTTCCAGTCATTACCCTACCTGCTCCCGGACCTCGTGACTCAGCCTTTCTCCAAAATCTTGTATATTCATTCTTCCAGGCTCGTCGCATCTGTCATATGCCAGGGCCCAGACAAAAGCACTTAGTGCACCAAATAAATACTGTTTGACAAACACAATTAACAGCCGTCCGGGAATGGTGTCTTGTTTGAACTATCTGCTCAAATGCCCTAACCTTTTAAAGCTTGTGATCGGCCTTAAAATGATTGGTGCCTTtcactgtctccccccccccttctttttttctctttttgaagTTGGCCTCTGCTTCATAACTAAAAGGGTGAAGCGTTAATGGGACCAGATacacaaaataaattaatatgcGTGTCGCTTACAATTACAGCAAACTATCCTTCTTCTATAGactcgccgagggtcggacacgactgaacggattaCATCCTCCTCCTTAACAAAGATCAGTACTGTTATTGCTAGGCAGGGgtgccaaaactgtggctctccagatgtccatggactacaatgaccatgagcccctgccagcacgctggcaggggctcatggtcattgtagtccatagacatctggagagccacagtttcggcACCCCTGGCCTAGCCCCTGTTTTCAGTGCCTGCGGCCAGTTTTTAATAGCAGGATTGATTTCAATGGAAGGGAAAATGAAATAGAAGTGACCCCCGATGTATTGTCGTGAGTGCCCCTTATGCAGTAAATCTAAAAAATTTGACTTAAGTCCCACATTGCCCATTCGGAGACTTCCCAGAATTGCTTTTCTGTGATGGTTGAAAACACTTGCAAGTTCTTTTCCGTGTGCCTCAGCTAAACCATTCTGGGGCTCTGTTTGGTGGTGTTGCACAGTCTGCTAGGTCCAACTGCTGCGGAGGGTTTCTGCACAATTAGGTTGAACCGCATGGGAAGTGATATTCAGCAGTCACAACCCTCTCCTAACGTAGGAAGTGCCGGTAGCAATCATTGACCCAAAGGGCCTAACTTCAAGAGACAGTCCTGCAGGCTCAGCCGTTTCCACAACATGCTGTTAAGGACATTATAAAAAcatcctgttggatcagaccacagcagtccatctagtccagcattctggttCATACAATGATCAACCAGCGACCGGGAAGAGCCAACcatcagagcagagagccctAGGCCTTCCCCCGTTGTTGTCCACTCACTGAGAAAACCTGTGCTGAAGTTTGTGAACATCTGTCCTTCATTCAAGCCtaaacgggatgaaattaattcaaaagaaattccatctaaacatccagaagaagttcctgacagttagagcggtttctcagtggaacaggcttcctcaggagctggtgggttctccatctttcgaattttttaaacagaggccagatagccatttgatggagaggctgattctgtgaaggcaaaggggtggcaggttacagtagatgagtgattagatgtgagtgtcctgcatagtgcaaggggttggactagatgacccatgaggtcccttccaactctatgattctatgattctattctatgattctaaatgcttGTTGGAGCTTTCATTTAACTCTCTTGGGGTCCCAACATAGCAACCATCAAGGTGCCACTCCACTGGTCCTGGCAAAGCGAAGAGGCGTGAACAAAGAGGTGATCCGATTGCTGGAGTCCTTGGAGGAGCAGGAAGTGAAAGGATTCAACCGAGGAACGCACTCAAAGCTGGAAACAATGCAGACAGCAGAAAGTGAGAGGTACTGCCAAATAAGCCTGCCTTATCTGTTGATACCAGCAATtggtttaaaagaagaagaagagttggttcttatatgccacttttctctaccagaagaagtttcCAAGCGgtttccaactgccttccctttcctctctccacaacagacaccctgtgaggtgggtgaggctgagagagccctgatattactgctcggtcagaagagctttatcatccagctgtctgcatgtggaggaggagtggggaattgaacccggcttgccagtttaGCATAGTTGAGTAAATTGTCATGTCTGGAGATTGTTCAGCATATTGAGAAAGGGCAGAGCTTTACACAATGCAAGAAGCTTCTGAACTTGGTCTGGGCTTCAATACTCAAGTTGACTTTCAGGGGCCAAACTGGACTCTCGGTGGCCCATAGATTTGAGTAGTTAGCCACAATTGCATAGACTTAGCTGACTGCAGAGGTAGTAGATGGTTCTCCGGGCTGTAACTTTTTAGACTGCATTCACGTGACCGAATGCAGCTCCCCTACAAACAGACAATTCTCCACTTATGGAAAACAGGACCCTGGGCATTCCCTTTGCTTGTTTTCTGTGTGCAGGGACCTCTTTTTCTAGGGAGCAACAATAAGTCACACCAGCCTTCACCTGCAGTCTGTCCAGTTCAGCAGGTTTTCTTCGCCATGAACACTAGGCCCTCCAGCACAGCTCCAGAACGTCACCTTTCCTGAGAGTCGGTTGGTACTTTGTGGCAGGTccacttgtctgtctgtctgtctgtaggcGTCAAAGTGAATGCAGGCTGGTTTGGAACAGAGGCATGCTTGGGGGAACGCTAACATGCTGTGTCACTTTGGAAGGCTGCTGCCAGCTGAGGCTGGCAATGCTGGGCTAGGTGGGGGCAGTTGCCCAGTTCTGTAGAAGGAGGCAGCTTCACTCATTCGTTTAACTTCAGTAAAGCACCAAGTGCTTCCTTGCAGCAGAGGAGTCACTCCTCCCTTCCTTGCAGCAGATGGCTGACTCCTCCTTAACTGCTGCAGGGCGTGTGTTCAAGTGACACTGCCCTTGATGGTTTCATGCATGTGCAAAGCAAATGTGTGGCTGCAGAGCACCAGATGGGCAATGAATAACCAGGTCATTCGTTGGAATCCAATTTTGCATGGAACACAAAGCGGGCTCTCCTCAGCATGTTCTTCCCGGGTTtcaaaaatggaacaaaaatatCTTTCTTGAGTTTTCTTTAGTCCTTTTCTGTGACTCTGCTAGTTACTCTACTAGGTATTAGAGTTGAGTAAGTTTAAAATGATGGCTTTCGTTACTCGCCGTTGGAGAAATGCAAGCTCCTGCTTTCTGTTTGTTAGTGTGCTCAGTTCTGATGGCTTCGTTAGTCGTTTCTTAGTCATTCGACTCATTTTACCTGTAGGGTTTTTCAGAGGATTTTTGTTTCAGGATTGTTTTTAGGCATCCCTTTTCCTAATTCATTGGTGATGAAAATGGTCCTGTAACAGCTACATAAGCAGGAGCACCCCAAGTCCCTTGTAAACTGGTTTAACACTTGTTGTCTTTTTCAGCAGAACCTCATCATATGATGAGAGTCTACGTTTTGGGCACACACTgactttttgtttgctttgtggCCGAGGGAGGATGGGGGGTTTGCTGCTCAACAGAGAAGGCTGCTGTAAGGGGCCCTAGTTCCTCCTCTAACATTCTTGGACCCTGCCAAAATTTGCTTCTGTTTGCCCCGTCAAATGAATTGCCACTCTCTTGACCAGACAGAGTTCCTAAAGAAACAGACCAACCTGCCTCCTTTCTGCTAGCTTGGATTTTCCAGCACCTCTTATCCTTGACTCAGTTGCAGTGTATTTCTTGTGGACGTTTTAATTCTCGGAATGTTTTCTGCTTGTGTACATAGCCTTAGAGAGACCTATTGCTAGCAGCCGACCACTGTGTTGGTAGCAACGTTCCCCCAAAAAATGCAGTCTGTTTTTCttagcagcagggagggggggaaacatctGGGACTTGCATCCCTTCCAGGTTCTTCCAAAATAGCTGGCATTCAGGCAGTTGCTACCATTTCAGTACAGAGAGTTTAATTTGGTTCTAATGGAAAATCTCACAGGtggtttctttggaggttttttttttctggttttagCAAAATGGTCCTAGTTTGTTTACAGTCGCCAGGTGACCTTTTCCATTTAGAGAACACTGTACCTTTCTTCAACCTCTGTGAGGGTTATAGATTAACTGGCCAGTTCTTAATTGGTGGAAATTCCTCTTGTGCGCTGGCAGAGACCGTTCAAGGGCTGCATAGCTGTATTCGGGGAGAGATGAATGAATCCCTTAGTAATGGCGAACCAGAAATCTTTGCCAAGCAGGAGATggtttgaaaaacaaaaaggacCCTTTACACATGTTATTCCTCTTGTCCTGGCAGTTCAGTGCTGAGTCTCATGCTGAGCAGTAGCTGCAAGATGCAAACTTTAAAGGCCTGGCTGATAATCTAGGATGTTTTCCtgaattttgtttaaaaagaggAGATAGACATACGGAAAAATAAATCACCGTTGTTCTACTGTGCCTCTCAGAAAAACACCCGCCTTCCACCGTTCTGGCCAGCATATACCAAGTAGGTTTGGGCCAAATAGTCAAATTCACAGGACTGTGGCATCAAGGTGGTGCAAGTATGGTCCCCCCATACCAAGTATCTTTatggctgagagccagcttgtgtagtggttaggagtgcagacttctaatctggcgaaccgggttcgattctgcactcccccacatgcagccagctgggtgaccttgggctccccacggcactgataaaactgctctgaccgagcagaaatatcag from Paroedura picta isolate Pp20150507F chromosome 9, Ppicta_v3.0, whole genome shotgun sequence harbors:
- the ANKRD46 gene encoding ankyrin repeat domain-containing protein 46 codes for the protein MSYVFVNDSSQTNVPLLQACIDGDFNYSKRLLESGFDPNIRDSRGRTGLHLAAARGNVDICQLLHKFGADLLATDYQGNTALHLCGHVDTIQFLVSNGLKIDICNHQGATPLVLAKRRGVNKEVIRLLESLEEQEVKGFNRGTHSKLETMQTAESESAMESHSLLNPNLQQGEGVLSSFRTTWQEFVEDLGFWRVLLLIVVIALLSLGIAYYVSGVLPFVENQPELVH